The Methylococcus sp. Mc7 genomic sequence CGCCACACGTCTGTGACGCCAGTCCATCCAGACGTCCGTAAACCCCATGAGCACCACAGGGATGGCGACCTGGGGAATCACGAACAACAGCAGATAAAGCCCAGCCAGCCAGAACTTTCCGGCGGGACGGCGGGAGAGCAGCGAGTGGATCACGGCAATTCCCACCATGAGATACAGCACGAAAAACACGAGCCCGAGGTTCCACATCAATTCGGCCAGTGCCGGCCACGGCAACAACATGGCGCCGCCGATGCTGACCAACGCTGCATACGCAAACGCCGGGCTGGGCCGCAGTTCGAGAAACTCGGTACGGAACCCGCCGGGGTTGTACAGCAGGGATTGCCACCACCGCGCCAACATCAGTGTCATGAAAACGCTCAAGGCGGAACCCGCGCTCACGAATCCCGTTGCGTAATGCGCCGCCACGCGCAGTCCCGACCGCGCACCGTCCGCGTCGAAACCGGCCGGAGCCTGATCCAGCAGCGGCTGAACCATCAGCGTGAGCTTTTCGCTCCAGAACTCCGCCGGATCACCGACCAGGCCGTAAACCGCCAGCACCGCCACCAGCGCGGGCACGACGACGGAGGCCAGCGCCCAGTCGATCCGGCGGGAAATCCGCAGCACCCACGCCGCGACGGCCGTAGGAAGCCAGAGCAGCAGCGCATATATCAAGGGCGCCGCCACACTGCCGAGAACCACGCCGCCAAAAACAGCAACCACGACCGCCGACGGCACCAGCACCGTGGATGCGGCCGGCAAACCCTGCCGCAGCACGACGAGCCCCAAAGCGGCGGAGCTCAGCAGACCGACCAGCGGTATCATGAACGAAAGGCAAACGAGGCCGGCGATGACCAGCACCGCCTGCCATCGGCCCTTCATGGCGAAAGCCGCGAGCCCCTTCACGAATCCTTAAGCCCTTCCGCGAGAACGGCCGGACTGCGCTTATTGCTCGTGCGCGTCGCAGAACGGAAGCAGCGCGAGGAAGCGCGCGCGCTTGATGGCCGTGGCCAACTGGCGCTGATACTTCGCGCTGGTCCCTGTGATGCGGCTGGGAACGATCTTTCCCGTCTCCGAGACGTATTCCCGCAGCGTGTCCAAATCCTTGTAATCGATTTCCTTGACGTCTTCCGCGGTGAAGCGGCAATACCTTCTACGTTTGAATTGACGAACCATCGATGAACTCCAAAATCTGATCGGCGACTATGTCTTTTGGTTGGCCGGCAGCGGCGTCAAGCCCCTGCTTCCGCCTCGTTGCTCGGCTCGGCGCCGGCGGCTTCCTCACCGCCTTCGTCCGCCGACGCGCGTTCGGTCTCGGCCTCACCGCCGGACCTCGCCAGCGCGGACGGCTCGGTCACCGCCTCGTCGCGCTTGATCGTCAGGCTGCGCAGGACCGCGTCGTTGAACCGGAAGCCGCTTTCCAGCTCCTCCAGGGTCGCCTGATCACATTCGATGTTCATCAACACATAATGTGCCTTATGCAGCTTGGCGATGGGATAGGCGAGCTGACGGCGCCCCCAGTCCTCGAGGCGATGGATGCTACCCGCCGCGCCCTCGATGATCGAACGGTACCGTTCGATCATCGCCGGCACCTGTCCGCTCTGGTCCGGATGGACCATGAACACTATTTCGTAATGTCGCACACTAATGCTCCTTTCGGTTTGAGTCAGCTTCCCGCCGCGCGGTAAAGCAAGGAGAAGGGGCCGATGCCCCGCCAAAAAACGGTGCACTATACCCCTTTCACCGCCCCCGAACAACATGGCGCACGCCCCGACCCGTCGGCCCTCCCGCATGACGAGCCGGACGTGTTGCAAATGCATGTCCGATTCCATATAGTGTCCAGCCATTTTTTGCGGGCGGACCAACGCCCTTGTGCGATGAACTCGTCCCCCTCCGTCGATCACCGAGCCCGAGCAGACCGCGGCCGTCCCGTACGGGGCGGAATCACGTATCGGAACGGGCGCGGCGCCAATCCAGACGCGTTCGCTCGTTGACCCGGCGCGCTCCTCAAGAGGTAACCCCAATGAGCCACCATACATTGCCCCACAAGCAGGGTTTGTACGATCCACGTCACGAACACGACGCCTGCGGCGTCGGCTTCATCGCCCACATCAAGGGCGGGAAAAGCCACGACATCGTTCTCCAGGGGCTGGAAATACTGAAAAACCTCACGCATCGCGGCGCGGTGGGGGCCGATCCTCTGGCGGGCGACGGCGCCGGCATCCTGCTCCAGCTGCCCGATGCGTTCCTGCGCAAAGAGTGCGCGGGACTCGGCATCACGCTTCCCGAACCCGGACACTATGGGGTAGGCATGCTGTTCATGCCGCGCGATGCGGAAAAGCGGCGCCGCTGCGAGGAGATCCTGACCCGCCATGTGACTGCCGAGGGACAGACGGTACTCGGCTGGCGCGACGTCCCCGTGGACAACACCGGCATCGGCGAGACGGTCAAGGCCGTGGAACCGTTCGTCCGCCAGGTATTCATCGGCCGCGGCGCCGGTTGCGCCGACCAGAATGCCTTCGAGCGCAAGCTGTTCATCATCCGCAAGCAGGCCGAAAACGCCATCCGCGAGGACAAAGTCGCCGCCGGCGAGATGTTCTACCTGCCTTCGCTGTCTTCGCGCACCATCGTGTATAAAGGCATGCTGCTGGCCGACCAGGTGGGCTCCTATTACCTCGACCTCCGCGACGAGAGCCTGGTTTCCGCCCTGGCACTGGTTCATCAGCGCTTTTCGACCAACACTTTCCCGACCTGGGATCTGGCCCACCCGTTCCGGATGATCGCCCATAATGGCGAGATCAACACCATCCGCGGCAACATCAACTGGATGGCGGCACGCCGCCAGTCGATGAAATCCGAACTATTGGGCGAGGACCTGGACAAGATCTGGCCGCTGATCGCCGAGGGCCAGTCCGACTCGGCCTGCTTCGACAATGCGCTGGAGTTGCTGGTCGCCGGCGGCTATTCGCTGGTTCACGCCATGATGCTGCTGATCCCGGAAGCCTGGGCCGGCAACCCGCTGATGGACACCAAACGCCGCGCGTTCTACGAATATTATTCCGCCCTGATGGAGCCCTGGGACGGCCCCGCCGCCGTGGCCTTCACCGACGGACGCCAGATCGGCGCGACACTCGACCGTAATGGCCTGCGCCCGGCACGCTATCTGATCACCGATGACGACTACGTCATCATGGGCTCGGAAATGGGTGTGCTGAACGTCCCGCAGCACAAGATCGTCAAGAAGTGGCGCCTCCAGCCCGGCAAGATGTTCCTCATCGATCTCGAACAGGGACGGATCATCGAAGACCAGGAAATCAAGGACGGACTGGCCGGCCGCAATCCTTATCAGGACTGGCTGGACAAGACCCAGATCAACGTCGAGAACCTGCCGCCCGAGGTTGCCGCGATGGCGCCGGATCACGGTACCCTGCTCGACCGGCAACAGGCCTTCGGCTACACCCAGGAGGACATCAAGGTCTTCTTCAAGCCGATCGCGCTGAGCGGGCAGGAACCGGTGGGTTCCATGGGCACCGACGCCGCCCTTGCGGTACTGTCGAACCGGCCGCGGATGCTGTACGACTACTTCAAGCAGGGCTTCGCCCAGGTCACCAACCCCGCGATCGACCCGATCCGCGAGGAGTTGGTGATGTCGCTGGTGTCGCACATCGGTCCGCGCCCCAACCTGCTGGCGCTGGACAATGGCGGCAACAACAAGCGGCTCGAGGTGCACCAGCCGATCCTCAGCAACAGCGACCTGGAAAAGATCCGCCGCATCGAGGCACGGACCCAGGGCGCGTTCAAGACCAAGACGCTGAGCATCTGCTTCCCGGCCGACGCCGGCGCACTGGGCATGGAGCCGGCCCTCGACGCCGTCTGCAAGCGCGCGGAACAGGCCGTGCTGGAAGGCAACAACATCCTGATCCTGTCGGACCGGGGCATGGACGCCGGCCATATCGCCATTCCGGCCCTCTTGGCCACCTCGGCGGTGCATCACCACCTGATCCGGGCCGGCCTCCGTACGCATTCGGGACTGGTGGTGGAGACCGGCGAAGCACGCGAAGTGCATCACTTCGCCCTGCTCGCGGGCTACGGCGCCGAGGCCGTCAACCCTTACCTCGCCTTCGACACCTTGTCCGACCTGCTCGGCACACTGCCGGAAAAGATCAGTGAAGAAGAGGCCCACAAGCGCTATATCAAGGCGATCGGCAAAGCGCTGCTCAAGATCATGTCGAAAATGGGCATCTCGACCTACCAGTCCTATTGCGGTGCGCAGATATTCAACGCCGTGGGGCTGGGCGAGAGCTTTCTCGACCGCTATTTCCACGGCACCGAATGCACCACGGGCGGCATCGAACTCCAGGAGGTCGCGGAAGAAACCGTGCGCCGCCACCGCCAGGCTTTCGGCAGCGCGCCGCTGTACCGCAGCGCGCTGGACGTCGGGGGCGAATACGCCTTCCGGGTGCGCGGCGAGGACCACATGTGGACGCCGGAAACCATTTCCAAGCTGCAGCATGCGACCCGCGCCAATGACGCCAAGACCTACGCCGAGTATGCCCGGCTGGTCAACGAGCAAAACGAGCACCTCCTCACCCTGCGCGGGCTGATGGATTTCCGCTTCGTGGCCGCTCCCGTGCCGCTGGAAGAGGTCGAGCCGGCCAAGGCAATCGTCAAGCGCTTCGCCACCGGCGCCATGTCGTTCGGATCGATCTCGTACGAGGCCCACACCACATTGGCGATCGCCATGAACCGGATCGGTGGCAAGTCGAACACCGGCGAAGGCGGCGAACTGCCGGAGCGCTTCGTGCCTTTGGCGAACGGCGACTCCCTGCGCTCGGCGATCAAGCAGGTCGCGTCCGGGCGCTTCGGCGTCACCGCCGAATACCTGGTCAATGCCGACGACATCCAGATCAAGATCTCGCAAGGCGCCAAGCCGGGCGAAGGCGGCCAGTTGCCCGGCCACAAGGTAGACGCGGTCATCGCCAAGGTGCGCCACTCGACCCCCGGCGTCGGTCTGATCTCGCCTCCGCCGCACCACGACATCTACTCGATCGAGGACCTGGCGCAGTTGATCCACGACCTCAAGAACGTGAATCCGGCGGCCCGCATCAGCGTCAAGCTGGTGTCGGAAGTCGGCGTCGGCACGGTGGCGGCGGGCGTCGCCAAGGCCCACGCCGACCACGTCACCATTTCCGGCTACGACGGCGGCACCGGCGCCAGCCCCATCACCTCGATCAAGCACGCGGGGCTGCCCTGGGAGATCGGCCTGGCCGAAACCCATCAGACCCTGGTGCTGAACCGCCTACGCGGACGCATCTGCGTCCAGGCCGACGGCGGCATGCGCACCGGCCGCGACGTCGTGATCGCCGCCCTGCTCGGCGCGGACGAGGTCGGCTTCGCCACCGCCCCGCTGATCGTCGAGGGCTGCATCATGATGCGTAAATGCCATCTCAACACCTGCCCGGTCGGGGTGGCGACACAGGACCCGGAACTGCGCAAGCGCTTCACCGGCCAGCCGGAACACGTGGTGAACTATTTCTTCTTCGTTGCCGAAGAGGTGCGCCAGCTCATGGCCCGCCTCGGTTTCCGGCGCTACGAGGACATGGTCGGCCGTTCCGATCTGCTGGATATGCGCAAGGCCGTCTACCACTGGAAAGCCTCCCGCATCGACCTCTCGAAGATCCTGTACAAGCCCGAAGCCGGCCCCGGCGTCGCCATCTTCAATTGCGAAGCGCAGGACCACGGCCTGGACAAGGCGCTGGACCGCAAGCTGATCGAGTTCGCCCGCCCCGCGCTGGAGGAGAGGAAGCCAGTCCACGTCGACGTCGACATCCGCAACTACAACCGGACCCTGGGCGCCATGCTCTCGGGCGAGGTCGCCAAGCGCTACGGACACGCGGGCCTGCCGGAAGACACGATCCACATCAAGGCGCATGGCACCGCCGGCCAAAGCTTCGGCGCCTTCCTCGCGGCCGGCGTGACGCTGGAACTGGAAGGGGAGGCCAACGACTACGTCGGCAAGGGGCTGTCGGGCGGCCGCCTGGCGATCTATCCGCCGGCCGACTGTCCGATCACCCCGGAGCAGAACATCATCGTCGGCAACACCGTGCTGTACGGCGCCGTCAGCGGCGAATGCTATTTCCGCGGCGTGGCCGGAGAGCGCTTCGCGGTCCGCAACTCCGGCGCGATCGCGGTGGTGGAAGGCGTAGGCGATCATGGCTGCGAATACATGACGGGCGGCGTGGTGGTGGTACTGGGCGCGACCGGACGCAACTTCGCGGCCGGCATGTCAGGCGGCGTCGCCTATGTGCTGGACGAATCCGGCGATTTCGAACAGCGCTGCAACCTGGCCATGGTGGAACTCGAGCCGGTGCCGGCGGAAGACGACGCGCTGGAGCACTTCGAGCACCAGGGCGGCGATCTCGAGACACATGGCATGGTCGACATCATGCACGACATGACCCGCAACGACATGCGTCGCCTGCGTTTCCTGATCGAGAAACACCGGCGCTATACCGGCAGCGGACGCGCCGGCCTGATCCTGGACAACTGGAACGCTTACGCGGCCAAGTTCGTCAAGGTCATGCCGGTGGACTACCGCAAGGCGCTGGAGAAGATGCAGCAAACCCGAACCGGTGCAGCCGCGCATCATTGAGCCCGGCCCACAAAACAAGAACGAGGTACTGAGAAAGATGGGAAAACCCACCGGTTTCATGGAGATTGCGCGGCAGGACCGGCGCTATACCCTGGTCGCCGACAGGATCCAGCACT encodes the following:
- the gltB gene encoding glutamate synthase large subunit, with product MSHHTLPHKQGLYDPRHEHDACGVGFIAHIKGGKSHDIVLQGLEILKNLTHRGAVGADPLAGDGAGILLQLPDAFLRKECAGLGITLPEPGHYGVGMLFMPRDAEKRRRCEEILTRHVTAEGQTVLGWRDVPVDNTGIGETVKAVEPFVRQVFIGRGAGCADQNAFERKLFIIRKQAENAIREDKVAAGEMFYLPSLSSRTIVYKGMLLADQVGSYYLDLRDESLVSALALVHQRFSTNTFPTWDLAHPFRMIAHNGEINTIRGNINWMAARRQSMKSELLGEDLDKIWPLIAEGQSDSACFDNALELLVAGGYSLVHAMMLLIPEAWAGNPLMDTKRRAFYEYYSALMEPWDGPAAVAFTDGRQIGATLDRNGLRPARYLITDDDYVIMGSEMGVLNVPQHKIVKKWRLQPGKMFLIDLEQGRIIEDQEIKDGLAGRNPYQDWLDKTQINVENLPPEVAAMAPDHGTLLDRQQAFGYTQEDIKVFFKPIALSGQEPVGSMGTDAALAVLSNRPRMLYDYFKQGFAQVTNPAIDPIREELVMSLVSHIGPRPNLLALDNGGNNKRLEVHQPILSNSDLEKIRRIEARTQGAFKTKTLSICFPADAGALGMEPALDAVCKRAEQAVLEGNNILILSDRGMDAGHIAIPALLATSAVHHHLIRAGLRTHSGLVVETGEAREVHHFALLAGYGAEAVNPYLAFDTLSDLLGTLPEKISEEEAHKRYIKAIGKALLKIMSKMGISTYQSYCGAQIFNAVGLGESFLDRYFHGTECTTGGIELQEVAEETVRRHRQAFGSAPLYRSALDVGGEYAFRVRGEDHMWTPETISKLQHATRANDAKTYAEYARLVNEQNEHLLTLRGLMDFRFVAAPVPLEEVEPAKAIVKRFATGAMSFGSISYEAHTTLAIAMNRIGGKSNTGEGGELPERFVPLANGDSLRSAIKQVASGRFGVTAEYLVNADDIQIKISQGAKPGEGGQLPGHKVDAVIAKVRHSTPGVGLISPPPHHDIYSIEDLAQLIHDLKNVNPAARISVKLVSEVGVGTVAAGVAKAHADHVTISGYDGGTGASPITSIKHAGLPWEIGLAETHQTLVLNRLRGRICVQADGGMRTGRDVVIAALLGADEVGFATAPLIVEGCIMMRKCHLNTCPVGVATQDPELRKRFTGQPEHVVNYFFFVAEEVRQLMARLGFRRYEDMVGRSDLLDMRKAVYHWKASRIDLSKILYKPEAGPGVAIFNCEAQDHGLDKALDRKLIEFARPALEERKPVHVDVDIRNYNRTLGAMLSGEVAKRYGHAGLPEDTIHIKAHGTAGQSFGAFLAAGVTLELEGEANDYVGKGLSGGRLAIYPPADCPITPEQNIIVGNTVLYGAVSGECYFRGVAGERFAVRNSGAIAVVEGVGDHGCEYMTGGVVVVLGATGRNFAAGMSGGVAYVLDESGDFEQRCNLAMVELEPVPAEDDALEHFEHQGGDLETHGMVDIMHDMTRNDMRRLRFLIEKHRRYTGSGRAGLILDNWNAYAAKFVKVMPVDYRKALEKMQQTRTGAAAHH
- a CDS encoding YybS family protein, with amino-acid sequence MKGRWQAVLVIAGLVCLSFMIPLVGLLSSAALGLVVLRQGLPAASTVLVPSAVVVAVFGGVVLGSVAAPLIYALLLWLPTAVAAWVLRISRRIDWALASVVVPALVAVLAVYGLVGDPAEFWSEKLTLMVQPLLDQAPAGFDADGARSGLRVAAHYATGFVSAGSALSVFMTLMLARWWQSLLYNPGGFRTEFLELRPSPAFAYAALVSIGGAMLLPWPALAELMWNLGLVFFVLYLMVGIAVIHSLLSRRPAGKFWLAGLYLLLFVIPQVAIPVVLMGFTDVWMDWRHRRVAGA
- the rpsR gene encoding 30S ribosomal protein S18; translation: MVRQFKRRRYCRFTAEDVKEIDYKDLDTLREYVSETGKIVPSRITGTSAKYQRQLATAIKRARFLALLPFCDAHEQ
- the rpsF gene encoding 30S ribosomal protein S6; its protein translation is MRHYEIVFMVHPDQSGQVPAMIERYRSIIEGAAGSIHRLEDWGRRQLAYPIAKLHKAHYVLMNIECDQATLEELESGFRFNDAVLRSLTIKRDEAVTEPSALARSGGEAETERASADEGGEEAAGAEPSNEAEAGA